The Dromaius novaehollandiae isolate bDroNov1 chromosome 32, bDroNov1.hap1, whole genome shotgun sequence genome includes a window with the following:
- the LOC135324533 gene encoding olfactory receptor 14A16-like gives MTNSYPHAQGQQMSNGSSFTEFLLLAFADTRQLQLLHFSLFLGIYLAALLGNILIITTVACDHRLHTPMYFFLLNLSLLDLGSISTTVPKSITNSLWDTRAISYSGCAAQVFFLAFFVLAEYSLLTVMAYDRYVAICKPLHYGTIMGSRACVKMAAAAWASGFLSAVLHTGNTFGVTFCQGNSLGQFFCEVPQILKLSCSDSYLREAGFIVVTVCLGFGCFIFIVMSYVQIFTAVLRIPSEQGQHKALSMCLPHLAVVSLFVSTIIFAYLKPPSLSSPSLDLVVAVLYSVVPPAVNPLIYSMRNRELRDALK, from the coding sequence ATCCCCATGCCCAGGGTCAGCAAATGTCCAACGGTAGCTCCTTcactgagttcctcctcctggcatttgcggacacacggcagctgcagctcttgcacttctccctcttcctgggcatctacctggctgccctcctgggcaacatccttaTCATCACaactgtagcctgcgaccaccgcctccacacccccatgtacttcttcctcctcaatctctccctccttgaccttggctccatctccaccactgtccccaaatccataaccaattctctgtgggacaccagggccatttcctactcaggatgtgctgcacaggtcttttttcttgccttttttgttttggctgagtattctcttctcacagtcatggcctacgatcgctatgttgccatatgtaaacccctgcactatgggaccatcatgggcagcagagcgtgtgtcaaaatggcagcagctgcctgggccagtgggtttctcagtgcggtgctgcacactgggaacacatttggagtaacattctgccaaggcaactccctgggccagttcttctgtgaagttccccagatcctcaagctctcctgctcagactcctacctcagggaagctggcttTATTGTGGTTActgtttgtttaggctttgggtgtttcatcttcattgtgatgtcctatgtgcagatcttcactgctgtgctgaggatcccctctgagcagggacagcacaaagccctctccatgtgcctccctcacctggccgtggtctccctctttgtcagcaccatcatatttgcctacctgaagcccccctccctctcttccccatctctggatctggtggtggctgttttgtactcggtggtgcctccagcagtgaaccccctcatctacagcatgaggaacagggagctcagggatgccctgaag